The Arachis hypogaea cultivar Tifrunner chromosome 14, arahy.Tifrunner.gnm2.J5K5, whole genome shotgun sequence DNA window GGCCACAGTTTTATTGCAGTGCGTTCCACATGCGTACCACTAACGGTGGCTTCCACTTGCAAGTTGCATCTCTTTTCTATAAACGGGAGTTGTATATTCTTCCTCTATATAGTGCTTATTGAAGTGGAAGGAAACATCAAAAACACAAGAATGGATTCAGAATATACCATTAGGTTTCAGAATTTCTGTTGCTTCATGATAGTTAGCTATATGCATTTAAGTACAACTGTATTCTCGCAAACAAATCATGCATACACATACACATGCAATGGTTCTATAGCTGAATGCAACCAAGAATATGAGATGTTGATGGAATCGGAAATAAGCCGACGATTTCTGGAGGAAAAGAAGTATATTTCTTATGGAGCTCTTGGCAGAGATAAACCAGCTTGCAACGGTGGTGAACGTGGCGAAGCTTACAGTAAAAATGAAGGGTGTCTTCCTCCCCCTTCAAACCCTGAAAATAGAGGTTGCTCAAAATACTATCGCTGTAGATCTGATTCTTAAGACTGCAATTTTATAGAAGGATCTTAATATTGTTGATGAAGCATGCATTCAAATAAAGTTTCTAATAGTCTACTTTCATCATCAATTGTTACATCTATGCTACTAATCTCACCTAGTAAAGGTTGTATGTTTCTCACTTTCATGTCCTTATGAATGAACTTGTTAGGTGTTCTGATCATTAGTTAAGATTAGCCTCTAGGGAGAGTTTGAGACCCAATATTGAATTAAGGTACCACTTGTATATCAGTATATGGCTAGAGACAATTTGGGAATATAATAGAATAATACCCCAATTCAGTCTCTAACAAATTTTTAGTTAGACACTAGTTTTCAACAATTTTTTAATCACCAATTTAATCcttaaatttttatttcgttAGACAAGTCAGTCTCTATACTATTCGTCTATATGTAGAGactgatctaaaaattttaaaaatttttaggggAATGATATTTCTTCATTAAATAAAAGGGATTGatttttctaactcttctatCAAAATTTGACATATAGATTGGTTTTACTAACAAGAAAAAAGTTAGgaactaatttagtaattaaaatttgttgacTGAAAATTTGTTAGGGACTGATTTGGAATCTTACTCACAGTTCAGATCAGGGTGCTTTGGCAATGCTGCTATCATCTATACTGGATTTTGCTTCCTTGAAGCCACATGGGTTGGCTTTTTCCTTTCTCCAAATCCTATATCAACTATTTATTTCTTTAGATAACTATTAACAAGAAGCTTTCATGCCTGTTCCGAATTGCATTCAATGGAACTTGTCAACTTGGAAATAAATGCTAGAGATGAATGAATGACTAGATTTGTATTACCCAATAAAAACGAACATTCCAAGGAAACCAACAACAGTATAAGCAAGAGCAGCATGAAAATGAGGGATGATATTCTCTACAAAATAAAAGAGCACAAAGTTTCAAATAATCATTACAAAAACTCGTCCAGCAATATTAATCCCTCAATTGGACATAAACATACAAAATGTACCCTAGACTCCCTTCCAACAGCCCCCTTTCCAGCTTCATCCATTACAAACTCTAGAAAAAAATGCAGTGGTCATGTGCAGATTTTCCAATTTGAaccagggaaaaaaaaaaaaaaaaaaaattatggataGTTTGATTGAAGGAAGAAAATACCAGTATTACTTGGGTTTAAGCCTCCACACTTCTCGCACATTAGATGAACCGTCTGTGATTTCAGCAACCAGACTACTAGCCATCACGCCTGCTCAAATAAAGGGCACTCATGAAATCACAACAGCTTAATAAGTGGAAAGAGGAATGAGCAATGAACCAGTAAATATATCATGATGAAGATGGCATAGCATGCTTGATAATTCCCATTGCGCAATATGATCAAACTTTTGATACTACAAGAGGATATGAAATTCACAATTCTAAGATTAGGTGCCAAATAATAACTCAGACATAAGACTCCTTGTATGCGTGTAATTAGGATGGAAACCTAGGGGTGCGTTTGGATTGTCTTTTCACTGTTTTTTATTTTCAGAAttttgtgaaggaaaaagagaaaacaggattttattgtttttcctgatttctctttttccttcacaaaatccaaaaaacaaaaaatactaagaatgaaaacaaaatgaaaacgCAAACCAAATGCACCCTAATAATATTTCAATAAATTAGTAGGGCTGTTATTATTATGAGTTGTTTGCATCaatgactattttaatttttaaattttagaactgCTGAGTAACAAGATATACAAGATCAGAATAATTTTATTGCACTGATACAAAGTATTGGCGTCCCTGAATAATTTTAGAGGATTGGCACAACTGAATTGAGGACATATAAATTTTAAGTTTCTCAATAAACTAAGAAATGTAAAGATGCTCACCATCTTTCTCAACCACAGACAGAAAACGCCGAGTTCCACCACCTactccaaaataatatttctttgcGGCAAAATACAAAGTCCCATCAGGATGTCGGAGGCACTGTTAATAATTCAATAGATAAGAAAACCaatatgtttataattaaaaaaatatacataattaCACAAACAGAAAACGAACTTAAAGTACGTTGCAATGACTCGCCATAGAAAACTGTTGCTTTAGTTAATGACAAAGACTTTGCCTCAATGTGTTACAGAAggtataattatgtatttgttGTAATATCAGCAAAAATATCTGAAGTTTTAACCTCAAAAGTCGCACATACATAATAGGTTCCAATCTTATattaacagcaacaacaacaaaaccttATCCCACTAATGGTGTCGGCTACATGGATCAAATAACGTCATTGTGCCTTATCATGTATCATATCTACAGTAAGATCATTCACTCATAGATCTCGTGTATAAAACATACCTTCTTGATAAGATTATAGAGATTTTGGAGACTGTTGATTGAGTAAACTGTCTCTGCCATTAGAATAAAGTCATAACCAGCATTTTGATTGTCTTCTACATGTGTAGCAACATAAGGAAG harbors:
- the LOC112740957 gene encoding protein RALF-like 32, with protein sequence MDSEYTIRFQNFCCFMIVSYMHLSTTVFSQTNHAYTYTCNGSIAECNQEYEMLMESEISRRFLEEKKYISYGALGRDKPACNGGERGEAYSKNEGCLPPPSNPENRGCSKYYRCRSDS